The genomic stretch TCACCGGTACCAGCGGGTGATAGACGCGCGATTGCGCGCCATCTTCGAGGAGGTGAAGGAGCCCTTGCTGCCGGAGAACCTGACGACTTTCGCCCGTCGGGTCAAGGAGCTGGTCAACGATCATGCCGATTACTGGCGGCTCATGTACATTGATGTGCTGGAATTTCACAATCGGCACTTCCGCAAGATGTTCGAGAATCTCACGCGGAATCTCCGGCGGCAGTTCCGGCATCATTTCCGCGCGCTGGAGCGAAGCCGCGCCGTCTGGGATGGCGTAGATCCGGCGGTCGGGTTCACGGCGGCCTACATGCAGTTTTTCAACTACTTCCTGGTGGAGAAGCTCTTTGGCGGCCATCAGCATTTCGGATTGAGCGATGATCGGGTGATCGCTCGATTGACCGACATCTTCACGCGAGGCATTTGGCGACCGGAGGGACTCCGGCGCCTTCGGCGTGAGCGGGCACGATCATCGCCTCGATCCGAGGAGAAGAAAAAGCAGGCGGCGAGGCAGCGCCTTCGGCGCGTGCGATCCGGATCGTTGCCGTGAAGGTGCGCTGTCATGCGCCGTGATGAAGGATTCGCCCGGCGACAGCGCGGGCGAGAGCTTATCTTTCGGACGAGGAGGACCCTATGAACCGGAGAAAGGTAGCATTTCTCGCTGTTCTCACTTTGCTCGCCGGAGGCGTCTCGGTCTTCGCTCAAGCCGGAGCCACCGGCCAGATCGTGGGGACGGTGGTGGATCAAACGGGAGCGGGAGTGGCGGCGGCCTCGGTCACGCTGACCAATGTGGCGACGAGCGAGGTGCGTCAGACGGTCACCAACGCGCTTGG from Blastocatellia bacterium encodes the following:
- a CDS encoding carboxypeptidase-like regulatory domain-containing protein: MNRRKVAFLAVLTLLAGGVSVFAQAGATGQIVGTVVDQTGAGVAAASVTLTNVATSEVRQTVTNALGDYVFPLVTPGRYKLEVSAAGFKSVVIESVDVRITQTTRVDVTLLATAPTEVVTVTAE
- a CDS encoding TetR/AcrR family transcriptional regulator; its protein translation is MPRLTEDARERRKARIEEAATQLFIAQGYHGTTMREIAGRARVSLGNLYNYYPTKEHIFQSIIHRYQRVIDARLRAIFEEVKEPLLPENLTTFARRVKELVNDHADYWRLMYIDVLEFHNRHFRKMFENLTRNLRRQFRHHFRALERSRAVWDGVDPAVGFTAAYMQFFNYFLVEKLFGGHQHFGLSDDRVIARLTDIFTRGIWRPEGLRRLRRERARSSPRSEEKKKQAARQRLRRVRSGSLP